ttttcttctttctTTTATCTTTAATCTCTTGATAGTACATGATACTACGTAACTTTATGATTTCACGTAAACGTCTTTTCTCTTCAATTGGGTCGACTACTTTCTTACCTGTTGTTGGATCGATTGCACCTTGTGGTGGTCTGGTAATTGATGCACCTGAATCCATTATTGCTTTTGAAATCTCATCATTTAAATCGGTCTTACTGAATGAACTTGCAAGTGTTGATGATGTACTTGGAACTACAACTtttgattcaaattttaaattcttttctcTTTGCTCTCTAACGAATGGTACCCATTGTGTTAGAATTTTATGTGCTTGTTCAGTTGTAATTCTACGTTGAATCGTATCACGTTCATACTTTGAAACTGGTGTTGAAATTGGTGCTTTATCTGCAATCTCATCTAATTGACTCTTtactttatcaaattcatctGGAATAAATGACATTAAATCATTGATATCGATTGTACCATTTTCATCAACATTTggaaatatattaaattgtgATTCATTTCCAATAACCTCTGTCATATCTGGTAATTTagttttacttttattttcatctttaatacttcttttagttttttctaaatttttaacaattgaaattaaatttgatgaatttgaattttcttcatcatcttcttgtTCTGATggttcttcatcatcatcatcatcatcattctCACTGAATAATGAATCATCTGATAATccctcttcttcatcatcatcttctttttcttcttcatcttcttcttcatcatgttttgttgattttgaagaAACTGATGAagtttcttctttttcatctaAAAGTTCATCGAGATCAACAAAATCTTCAccttcaaattcatcatcataatttttattctttaaagaaaaagtaaaataaaattaatatttaataattaaaataaaaaaaattatattatgtatgtatgtgtgataaaaaaaattaaaataaaaaaaataatatttactgcttttgatttaattaaatcttcatCAGCATCGTCAAAtgcatcttcttcttcaatttCCTCATCTTCAAATCTATTTGGTAATTTGTATGTATCTAATTCACTTTCACCattatcttcttcatcaccatattgaaattgatcatcctcatcttcattttcaactactttttttgattttttatttgttctaacaaattgttttttaagcattgaattttttctattaccaccaccattcgatttaattgttgttggttttgttgattttggaaTGAATGGTTTGGCAGTACCATCAATAATTGCTTTAACTCTTTTGAATTTCTCTaaatctttatcatttttattcattttattaattatactAAATATTACggtttaatataaaaaaatattaaaaacgaatattgttgttgttaataAAATCGTgagaaaaataattaaaatgaaaaaaaaaaaaaaaaaagtttttttttttgtcggcttttttttctttcgtttttcaattttcatcaaatcttttttttttttatttttattttattttattttattttattttttatttttatttttgtttttgtttttttttaaaaaatttcagaCACAATATAATCATGTTTAAGTATGAGTTTAAAACTGAGAATaattataactttttttttttttttttttattatttaaatgttatttttattttattctatttttttttttaattattttattttttttttttttaattattattttattttatttttttatatggaatagtattttaaaaccagaactatttataaatattattttatttattcccTATATTCGGTTATGTGGAAAAACCCAATTAGTCGTtagataaaatttttttttttatgaaattttgataaaaaattgaattttattttttttttttttattttttatttttcaacaatttcaaaattttcattacctatttttatattaaaaaaaaaataaaaataaaaataaaaaaaaaagcatcAGAGTTggggagaaaaaaaaaaaaaaaaaaaacatattttcaaaaaatgcaAGATATAAGTGATAgtaatgatgaagatataaataaaaataataccacaacaaccactactACCTCTTCAACTAATATACAATCAAATTTAACACCATTATCAAGTAGAAGGAGAAGAACTCCAACAGTAACAACACCACCCACCAAACAAAAAGGTGGATATCCTAAAGAAGAGCAAGATGAAGAATTTGATGAAGATGTAGATattgaagaggaagaagaggaGGAAGATATATCATCAGAACCATCCGAGgacgatgacgatgatgaagatTATGACGATGGTGGTAGTAAAAGGAAGAGAAAATCaaagaaacaaaaacaacaagaggaagaagaagaagcaGCAGTAGCAGCAGCATCAGCAGCAACGTCTAATCGAAATATCATATTTGATGAAAACGGTAACGAGATATACGAAGACGAGGGTGACGACGAGGGCGACGAAGAGGAGGACGAGGAGGAGGACGAAGAAATGGACGAGGAGGGCGACGAAGAGGAGGATGAGGAGGATGATGAAGACGAGGGGGAAGAGAGGTTGGAGGATTTAGACAGCAGCGACAGCAGCGACGTCGAGGACACCACACTATTAGACCAATCTCAACAAACTCAGCAAACTCAACACCAGCAATTACagcaacaattattattacaacaaactcaacaacaattacaacagcACCATCACCAAATACAAGATGGTGATAAACTATTCCAAAGTGGGGACCCAGGTGACGACTTTTTAATTCCAATCAGATTAGATATTCAAAGTAGTGTTTACAAAATCGGTGATTACCTATTATGGAATTTAAACGAACGTGACATCTCACCAGAATACTATTCAAAACGTTTATGCATCGAATTGGATTACCCTGAATGGTTTGAATTTATGATCACCAATTCAATAGCAAATCAAATCATCTATGGTAAAAGCATCATTAAAGAATTTCGTAAAATcttaccaaaattaaaacaaatatttaaagaatgtATAGTAACAATTAGTTTAGATTTAAATGTAAATGGTCTTTACTTAAAAGATAGATTCGAATGGGATATCATTGGTCCAAATTTACCTGAATCATTtgcaaaatcaatttcaatggATTTAGTAAGTAGTGTATTTATacatatttaattaaatatatattaatttgttttattttataggGTTTATCAagagaatttgaaaatattattgtttattcaATTAGAGAACAAATTCAAACTCATTATAGTCAAATTACACaacaatataatttaaatccaaatgGATTTAGATATTATTCATCAATGAGAAATCAACCAATTCATCATGATCAAATATTAAGAAATGACTATCAATTAACTTATTTCACACCAACCATTAGTTATAGACAACCTCCAAAGGTGGGGGGATATGATCCACCAACAGCTTATTTCATTCAACAAAATCATCTTAGACAACAAactcttcaacaacaacaacaattaaaatatcaattaagAACTTCAActatacaacaacaacaacatcaacaacatccaCAACAATTTGTTcgttaaaaaactaaaaaaaaaaagacagctaaaaaaaaaaaaaaaaaaaactaaaaaaaaaaaacaataataaataaaatataaaaaaaataaataacttaaatttatatattactttattattattatttattattattattatatatttttttaattttttttaatttttttttttaattttttttaatttgaaattggtatAGCACTATTATAATGTTCACCTAAAGTGAAAGCATGTCTATGATAAGTTAAATAAATTGGATTTGTAAATTCTTCACCAATTATGATATCATTTGAATAGGCATTAAAGATAGTGATAACTTTTTTCAAAGATTGTGATAATGcttttaattcaatatgACCACCCCATTTACCAATGGTTAAAACTTGTTCTTGACAATACTCTTGAATTGGATCTTCAGCAGTGGAATATTCATCTTCTGATATAATGAATGGTAAAAATTCATCTCTATTATTCTTTATATAATCTGATGCTATTGTTCTTAATTTCTTTGCATAACTTTTACTCTCTTCTTcattaatatctttattaattaataattggtttGTAATTGCTTGATATAAACAATCACCATCTGGTggaatctatttttatagtttagtttaatattagttttattttaagattatctttatatgtatatattatACATACAAATTTAacagttttatttaatggttTAAGTTTTGCTAAGAAATCATTCATTTCAATTACACCTTTTGAAACATGATTTTTTCTATCTTCTTCTAATTGTTTCAttctttcttcttcttgttttaatttttgtgcTTTTTTAAGGTATGCTTTTGatggttgtttttgttgtaattgttgttgttcaagatttaattcttcaattgattgtgtagttttatttagtttttcaCATTGTTCCAATTCTTGTTGAtgctttttctttaaatcatCTTCCATCTTTTTAGTTTTCTCTAAAAGGTCAGATTTggcttttttatctttttttggGATTGcatgatttaatttatcaatttgttgttgtaatttctttatttccattttatGTCTTTGTACCATTTTACCTTTAGTTTCAACTTTTTCAgtattatcaccatcatcatcatcgtcatcatcactattatcactattattatcattattatcattattttcttctgatttttcatcatctttttttatattttcttcatttttaatttcattttcttcatcatctgaGAGATTTACaactaatttatttgttttctttttacccatattattaaaaattatagttCTCTATctgtatttattttaatggtTGTGATgtgttaaatttaaaaatataaaataaaaaaaaaaaaaaaaaaaaaaaaaggtcgattttaaagttttatttttttattttttattttatttttatttttatttttttttttttatttattttttttttttttcaaaattctcaaaaatttttttttttttcattaatttaaaaaatcactCTTCAATACAATTCacattaatttgttttttgtatcgttttttttttaaattaatcaatttttatttttatttttaataattaaatatttaaataataaaaaaaaaaaaaaaaaaaaaaaaaaaaaaaaagttaatattttatatatttttacataatttttaataataataattaatcaatgagtgaatcaacaaataatccaaatgaaaaaacatataaaatCAATCTAGTTAAAGGTACAAAGAAATGGAATAtagcaaaattttcaaataagaTTGATTTATCAAGCTTTTCAAAGCCTGTAAGAATGTATAAATTCAATCCAATAGCAAATatgataaataatgaaagtaATAATTTTGGTCAACCAACAACAAGTACCTATACAAATAATCATTACAGTTATAAGAATATTCAACCAACAATGACATCAGCCCCTAATGGTACAAATTCAACTGGTACTACACCAAATACTACAACCACTACCACAACcactactacaacaactacaacaactacaactgcAGCAGGAACACCAGGCGCACCAAATCCTGCCGCAGCAACTCAACCATTTGTAAGAAAGAAAAGATATGAAGCAAAACCAGTTAATCCAAAAACTATCCCTTGGAAATTAGAAGATAGTGAAGGTAATAATACATATCAAGGTAATGTTGAAGGTAATCAGGCCTCTTcaaattactttttatttatgtttCAAAGTGATGGTTCAATTAAAGCTGTACCATGTAATGATTGGTATAATTTTAGaccaaaaaaagaatttcaatCTTTAACAACTGAAGAAGCTGAAGATTTTgtaagtattattattattatcttttattatcttttattattattattaataaaatttattattattattatagatgaaaaaaaagaatcaagAATGGGATGTTTTTACATCTAGATTACAAAAGAAAACTGATCCATCAGGTAGTGgaagtggtggtagtgaatCAAGTGGTAAAAAGAGTATTGAAGAATTAGAAGAAGCAGAACATAGAAATAGAAATGAAGATCCAAATAGATATAAAACAACCAAtgaagagaaaaagaaaaagaaagcaCCTGCAAGAAGAAGAGAGAGAGAGGATGAAGGTAATGGTGAAGATGGTGATGCACCAGATTTTGAGAGTAAATtcgatgatgacgatgatgatacCTATATGGATGGTGATGGTTTAACAGGTGAAgatgaaaatcaaattgaagaggatgaagaagaggaagacgTTGATTTAACAGAAGGTGGTttagaaatgaaaaaaatgattaaaaaacaacaacaacaaaatgattCAGAGGATGATCTTGCTGATGATGacgataaaaaagataacaaTGGTGGtactggtggtggtgatgatgaggatgatgatgaagatgatgaagatccAGATCAAGATGATCTTTCAAATCTTCCAAAAGTATTTGGAAAATCCAATGCAGATGGTACAACCAATTCTTCGGTTAAAAAGGAGGATGACGGTGGTAAAGATTCAAAATCCTCTAAAAAGAGTAAGAAAAAGGATAAAGATAGCTCACCAAAATCAAAGGAAAAGAAAtctaaaaagaataaatccGATTCATCAGTCGATAATAGAGAAtctaaaaagattaaaaaagaaCCATCTTCACCTCAAGCAGTCCAGCCAAATTCtccatcacaacaacaacaacaacaacaacaaaatatcGATCCAAATGATCCTCCATTCACTGaagaatatattaaaatcgTCTTacaaaaaagtaaaaagGTTAAATCCTTAGATTTAATCAATATCTTTAAAGGTCCACTAAAAAATCCAGATAACAAACCAATTTTCCTTGCAATGGTTCATAATGTTGCTCGTGTTGTTGAAGAAAATGgtgtaaaatatttaattccaaaataaataataaattataaaaataacacaaaataaaaataaaaataaaaaatattataatggTGGTagcaaataaatttatacaaAAGAGTAATCATCTcctaaatattttaaaaaaagataaagatctTTATCTTGATctaatttggttttttttaataaataaaaataaatgaaaaaaattaatacatttgattttgaaattgtttttgtaGAAATATTTGTGTTTGTATGATTTTTCCTTAATTTTCTACTTTTTCTcaaaaaagtattaaaaattgaaatctaaaaaaaaattggttcatattaaatctaaaaaaaaaagttttttggaaaatattttgatatttttttttattattttatttatattttatattatttttagattaatTAATCATCAACATTTAATTGTTCTAAACCTGGCAAtggtttatcattattattaaaatttacaaaagagGATGGAGAAGTTGAAGCTGATGAAGAtgcactattattattattattattattattactactactatttgttgatgttgtattGGTACTTCCACCAAGGGGAgaattaccattactatttgattttctttgaCTTAGTAAAAATTTAGATTGATTTGATGATGGTTTTTGTTGATGGTCACCAAAAGACCATTTACTATCACCACTACTACTTGAGATTGCTCTTTTATGTGAACCAATACTTGCtccactactattattattgttattgttattatttatacctCCACCAACGAAATTTGTAATATCTAAATGTTTCCAATTATCAACAACAGTTCTCATTTCATTTTCTAATCTATGAACTCTACCAAATACTAAACCAGTGATAGTTACAATATCTAAACGTTTTTCTTGAGGTACATTTTCAAGTTGTTTCATTTCTATGCAATAAtgaatatcttttaataatttctccAATTGAGAAGCTTTACTTTTCTCTAAAGtatcttttttctttaaaaccaaatttttaacaaattcCAATTGTAAACAACCTTTTTCTTCCAATTCTGTGATTTTAGCTGTTGTAAACATATCAAAACTATCTAAAATAACTAAATAACTCTTTAAAACGAAATCATCAATCATTGGATAAATTGTTTCTGCTAATTTAATTACAACCCTTTTGAATTCTCTTTGAGATGGTGATTCATTTGGTAattcattttgttgttgtagtaattgttgttgttgttgttgttgattatttgataattgtttaCTTGATGATGgtatataaattaaagttggaatttctaataattgaTGAAGAATTTCTAAATTATGTTTAACAGCCATTAAATTTTGAGGTGGTTTATCTAAATAATCTTGTGGTACAGCATTAAAATCGAAACCAATCTTTGTgagaaaagaatttaaattttctttaattaaagcTAACCACCATTGTGAAAGTTTTCCTTTTGCAGTACTATCTaatatttcctttttttcattatgaACTTTATAGAAAGAAGTATCCAAAGAGATGAAAGCCGTTTGAACCATTGATCTAAGTTCAGTCTCTCTTAtagtttcaatatttttaacgATTTCTTCCATTTTTGCATATAATGGTATATAGAAACAAGTTTTTCTAGCATTCTCCAAGAATGGTTTAGCTTCTTGTCTCGCCAATTTAATTACACTTGAGAATAAAGTTGAGGTTTGAATATTCTTATCTAATTCACCAATgatttgaattgaattttttaaagttggtaaatctaaaattgaCACAGTATTATTCTTACATTTATCCAAGATTTGATTATCTAAACCTTTCTTTTCAAcataatcattaaataaattcttCTCTTTAAATGTTAACATATGAGAGAATGGTTTAGATGGATCACTAACTAAATCTATAAATCTTTCATTCTTTAATGtttctaaaatttcatttgataatttataaacattattaacatttactgataataattgtttaccaTCTTCAGTTGGTATTATATAAACTTTACATGTTCTATTAACTTCTTCTTCAAATCTTGCAAAaacataattattatttctattattattattaaaattattattattattattattattattattattattattattattattattattattattattattattattattattattattattattaaaaattatttcttcatttaattgttgattagaatttatttgatgttgTAAACTTGtattttgttgattatttgtaACTAAAAGTAATGGATCAATTGGGGATAATGATCTAATTATTGGTgatattgtattattattattattgttattattatttatattggaTAATTCATCGTCTTttgtattaaaatcaaattcaaattcatcatcatcattactaatattaatattattactattactattattattattattattattattattgttattgttattattgttattgttattgttattgttattgttattgttattgatattaatattattttgagataaatttgattgatCTTGATATTCAATTATAACTAATtcaccttttttaaaatctaaattatttaaagaaattgaagttTTTCTAACTTCTTTAATAAGATAATCATCTTTTAATGTTGCccaagatttaattaatttaattaatgaacgTTTACTAAATGAATTTTGAGAACGTAATTTAAAGATACTATCTAAATAGATTGGATTAACATCACAACCT
This region of Dictyostelium discoideum AX4 chromosome 3 chromosome, whole genome shotgun sequence genomic DNA includes:
- a CDS encoding OTU domain containin protein, with the protein product MGKKKTNKLVVNLSDDEENEIKNEENIKKDDEKSEENNDNNDNNSDNSDDDDDDDGDNTEKVETKGKMVQRHKMEIKKLQQQIDKLNHAIPKKDKKAKSDLLEKTKKMEDDLKKKHQQELEQCEKLNKTTQSIEELNLEQQQLQQKQPSKAYLKKAQKLKQEEERMKQLEEDRKNHVSKGVIEMNDFLAKLKPLNKTVKFIPPDGDCLYQAITNQLLINKDINEEESKSYAKKLRTIASDYIKNNRDEFLPFIISEDEYSTAEDPIQEYCQEQVLTIGKWGGHIELKALSQSLKKVITIFNAYSNDIIIGEEFTNPIYLTYHRHAFTLGEHYNSAIPISN
- a CDS encoding CHE group protein, translated to MQDISDSNDEDINKNNTTTTTTTSSTNIQSNLTPLSSRRRRTPTVTTPPTKQKGGYPKEEQDEEFDEDVDIEEEEEEEDISSEPSEDDDDDEDYDDGGSKRKRKSKKQKQQEEEEEAAVAAASAATSNRNIIFDENGNEIYEDEGDDEGDEEEDEEEDEEMDEEGDEEEDEEDDEDEGEERLEDLDSSDSSDVEDTTLLDQSQQTQQTQHQQLQQQLLLQQTQQQLQQHHHQIQDGDKLFQSGDPGDDFLIPIRLDIQSSVYKIGDYLLWNLNERDISPEYYSKRLCIELDYPEWFEFMITNSIANQIIYGKSIIKEFRKILPKLKQIFKECIVTISLDLNVNGLYLKDRFEWDIIGPNLPESFAKSISMDLGLSREFENIIVYSIREQIQTHYSQITQQYNLNPNGFRYYSSMRNQPIHHDQILRNDYQLTYFTPTISYRQPPKVGGYDPPTAYFIQQNHLRQQTLQQQQQLKYQLRTSTIQQQQHQQHPQQFVR
- the gtf2f1 gene encoding transcription initiation factor IIF subunit alpha codes for the protein MSESTNNPNEKTYKINLVKGTKKWNIAKFSNKIDLSSFSKPVRMYKFNPIANMINNESNNFGQPTTSTYTNNHYSYKNIQPTMTSAPNGTNSTGTTPNTTTTTTTTTTTTTTTTTAAGTPGAPNPAAATQPFVRKKRYEAKPVNPKTIPWKLEDSEGNNTYQGNVEGNQASSNYFLFMFQSDGSIKAVPCNDWYNFRPKKEFQSLTTEEAEDFMKKKNQEWDVFTSRLQKKTDPSGSGSGGSESSGKKSIEELEEAEHRNRNEDPNRYKTTNEEKKKKKAPARRREREDEGNGEDGDAPDFESKFDDDDDDTYMDGDGLTGEDENQIEEDEEEEDVDLTEGGLEMKKMIKKQQQQNDSEDDLADDDDKKDNNGGTGGGDDEDDDEDDEDPDQDDLSNLPKVFGKSNADGTTNSSVKKEDDGGKDSKSSKKSKKKDKDSSPKSKEKKSKKNKSDSSVDNRESKKIKKEPSSPQAVQPNSPSQQQQQQQQNIDPNDPPFTEEYIKIVLQKSKKVKSLDLINIFKGPLKNPDNKPIFLAMVHNVARVVEENGVKYLIPK